A single region of the Variovorax paradoxus genome encodes:
- the dalD gene encoding D-arabinitol 4-dehydrogenase, with protein MLHLGLGSFHRAHQAVYLQRLIDAGDTRWSLSGANIRPDMADVVAALQAQGGRYTLETVSPAGEYRYEQIEAIREVLPYEPSLAAVVARGAAPSTRIVSFTVTEAGYYLDTKGKLDLTFGDLAADIERARLGEAGGDGVTIYGAVCAILRARKAAQAGPVTLLNCDNLRHNGDRFRAGLLEFIERAGDTELLAWAQSNTACPNAMVDRITPRPPPELRARVKAATGRDDAAAITGESFIQWVIEDNFVAGRPDWGRVGVELVDSVQPYEEAKIRILNATHSCIAWAGTLIGLSFIHEGTHHAAIRKMAFDYVTDDVIPCLSPSPIDLAAYRDVVLDRFGNPAIRDTNQRVAADGFSKIPGFIAPTVRERLAAGQPIDSVAMLPALFLAFLQRWHRGALPYAYQDQGMDEAAAHAICDATDPVLALCSDAGLWGAIAGDARLVEAVRGASARVASFMNAGATK; from the coding sequence GTGCTTCACCTTGGGCTCGGCTCGTTCCATCGGGCCCACCAGGCGGTCTACTTGCAGCGGCTGATCGATGCGGGCGACACCCGCTGGTCGCTGTCGGGCGCCAACATCCGGCCCGACATGGCCGATGTGGTGGCGGCCCTGCAGGCCCAGGGCGGGCGCTACACGCTCGAAACCGTGTCGCCGGCCGGTGAATACCGCTACGAGCAGATCGAAGCCATCCGCGAGGTTCTGCCTTACGAGCCCTCGCTGGCTGCGGTCGTCGCGCGCGGGGCGGCGCCGTCCACGCGCATCGTGTCTTTCACCGTGACCGAGGCGGGCTACTACCTCGACACCAAGGGCAAGCTGGACCTCACGTTCGGCGACCTTGCTGCGGACATCGAGCGCGCCCGCCTGGGCGAAGCAGGGGGTGACGGCGTGACCATCTACGGCGCCGTCTGCGCGATCTTGCGCGCACGCAAGGCCGCGCAGGCGGGCCCGGTCACGCTGCTCAACTGCGACAACCTGCGCCACAACGGCGACCGCTTTCGCGCCGGGTTGCTGGAGTTCATCGAACGCGCGGGCGATACCGAATTGCTCGCGTGGGCGCAGTCGAACACAGCCTGCCCGAACGCAATGGTCGACCGCATCACGCCGCGCCCGCCGCCCGAACTGCGCGCGCGCGTAAAGGCCGCCACCGGCCGCGATGATGCCGCCGCGATCACCGGGGAGAGCTTCATACAGTGGGTGATCGAAGACAACTTCGTTGCGGGCCGTCCCGATTGGGGCCGCGTGGGCGTGGAGCTTGTCGATTCGGTGCAACCGTACGAAGAAGCCAAGATACGCATCCTCAATGCCACGCACAGCTGCATCGCGTGGGCCGGCACGCTGATCGGGTTGAGCTTCATCCATGAAGGCACGCACCATGCGGCCATCCGCAAGATGGCGTTCGACTACGTGACCGACGACGTGATCCCGTGCCTCAGCCCGAGCCCGATCGATCTTGCGGCTTACCGCGACGTGGTGCTCGACCGCTTCGGCAATCCCGCGATCCGCGATACCAACCAGCGCGTGGCGGCGGACGGCTTCTCGAAGATCCCCGGTTTCATCGCGCCCACGGTGCGCGAGCGGCTTGCGGCGGGGCAGCCGATCGACAGCGTTGCGATGCTGCCCGCGCTGTTCCTTGCCTTCTTGCAGCGCTGGCATCGCGGGGCGCTGCCGTATGCGTATCAAGACCAGGGCATGGACGAAGCCGCGGCGCACGCCATTTGCGATGCTACCGATCCGGTGCTGGCGCTGTGTTCGGACGCCGGACTGTGGGGCGCCATCGCAGGCGATGCGCGGCTGGTCGAGGCCGTGCGCGGCGCGAGCGCACGCGTGGCAAGTTTCATGAATGCAGGAGCAACGAAATGA
- a CDS encoding ABC transporter ATP-binding protein, translated as MAYLQLKEIKKSFGDVNIIKGVDLEIQKGEFIVFVGPSGCGKSTLLRLIAGLEPITSGNLLLDGKDITWAPSGKRDLAMVFQSYALYPHMSVYDNMSFALKLAGVPKGEIKTKVEYAAKTLNLTQYLDRTPKDLSGGQRQRVAIGRAIVRAPKVFLFDEPLSNLDAALRGNTRVEIHKLHRSLGATTIYVTHDQVEAMTLADRVVVLRDGLIEQVGTPLELYDRPANQFVAQFIGMPSMNMVAASAIPSFSAATGGRLPSDGFLGVRPEGLRVHSKQGAAAGVPGRVELIEALGADTLIHVDVGGVPLIARQNERTPLHAGDEVTVELDPSVLHLFNREGHAVSA; from the coding sequence ATGGCCTACCTGCAACTCAAAGAGATCAAGAAGAGCTTCGGCGACGTCAACATCATCAAAGGTGTGGACCTCGAAATACAGAAGGGCGAGTTCATCGTCTTCGTCGGTCCCTCGGGCTGCGGCAAGTCGACGCTGCTGCGCCTTATTGCGGGGCTCGAGCCCATCACCAGCGGCAACCTGCTGCTCGACGGCAAGGACATCACTTGGGCGCCTTCGGGCAAGCGCGACCTGGCCATGGTGTTCCAGAGCTACGCGCTCTATCCGCACATGAGCGTGTACGACAACATGTCCTTCGCGCTCAAGCTCGCGGGCGTACCCAAGGGCGAGATCAAGACCAAGGTCGAGTACGCGGCCAAGACGCTCAACCTGACGCAGTACCTCGACCGCACGCCCAAGGACCTGTCGGGCGGCCAGCGGCAGCGCGTGGCCATCGGCCGCGCCATCGTGCGCGCACCCAAGGTGTTTCTGTTCGACGAGCCGCTGTCCAACCTCGATGCGGCGCTGCGCGGCAATACGCGCGTCGAGATCCACAAGCTGCACCGCTCGCTCGGCGCCACCACGATCTACGTGACGCACGACCAGGTCGAGGCCATGACGCTGGCCGACCGCGTGGTGGTGCTCAGGGACGGGCTCATCGAGCAGGTCGGCACGCCGCTCGAGTTGTACGACCGGCCGGCCAACCAGTTCGTTGCCCAGTTCATCGGCATGCCGTCGATGAACATGGTGGCGGCGAGTGCGATTCCGAGTTTCTCGGCCGCCACTGGCGGGCGCCTTCCGAGCGATGGCTTCCTGGGGGTGCGGCCCGAAGGCCTGCGGGTGCATTCGAAGCAGGGCGCCGCCGCGGGCGTTCCGGGACGCGTCGAGCTGATCGAAGCGTTGGGTGCGGACACGCTGATCCATGTCGACGTGGGCGGCGTGCCGCTCATCGCGCGCCAGAACGAGCGCACTCCGCTGCATGCGGGCGACGAGGTGACAGTCGAACTCGACCCCAGCGTGCTGCATCTCTTCAATCGCGAAGGCCACGCGGTCTCCGCCTGA
- a CDS encoding AraC family transcriptional regulator, giving the protein MTTSTRKRAIPRQRHPELERDIARSPSLGYEAPETGLVRCLAHGFPSPLVRWHFHEDYELHLITETSGKAFVGDWIGPFQPGHLVLCGPRLPHNWISLDVPEGGAEGRDRVIQFRHEPIESAAAEIPELREVMQLLERARHGIEFFGMSQQAQTHWDNIKAARGVRRLGLFFEFMADLAQCTDYRLLSSVQMQGAQGIEGDAQVDQINDIVNRITANLAEPISMSDVAAELGMSESRFSRFFRRSTGNSFTDFVNRVRINSACHLLMQTDHYVTDICYQVGFNNVANFNRRFLEIKGMTPSEFRRQADTRFG; this is encoded by the coding sequence ATGACCACGTCCACCCGCAAACGCGCGATTCCCCGTCAGCGCCACCCCGAGCTGGAGCGCGACATTGCGCGCTCCCCGTCGCTCGGCTACGAGGCCCCCGAAACCGGCCTGGTGCGATGTCTGGCGCACGGCTTTCCGAGCCCGCTGGTGCGATGGCACTTTCATGAAGACTACGAACTTCACCTGATCACGGAGACCTCGGGCAAGGCTTTCGTCGGCGACTGGATCGGGCCGTTCCAGCCGGGGCACTTGGTGCTCTGCGGGCCGAGGCTGCCGCACAACTGGATCTCGCTGGACGTGCCCGAAGGCGGCGCCGAGGGTCGCGACCGGGTGATTCAGTTCCGCCACGAACCCATCGAGAGCGCCGCGGCCGAAATTCCGGAATTGCGCGAGGTGATGCAGCTGCTCGAGCGGGCCCGCCACGGCATCGAGTTCTTCGGCATGTCGCAGCAGGCGCAAACGCATTGGGACAACATCAAGGCCGCGCGCGGCGTGCGCCGGCTCGGGCTGTTCTTCGAGTTCATGGCCGACCTTGCGCAGTGCACCGACTACCGGCTGCTGTCGAGTGTGCAGATGCAGGGGGCCCAAGGCATCGAGGGCGATGCGCAGGTCGACCAGATCAACGACATCGTCAACCGCATCACCGCCAACCTGGCGGAGCCGATCTCCATGTCGGACGTGGCGGCCGAGCTGGGCATGAGCGAGAGCCGCTTCAGCCGCTTCTTCCGGCGCTCCACAGGCAACAGCTTTACCGACTTCGTCAACCGGGTGCGCATCAACAGTGCCTGCCACCTGCTGATGCAGACCGACCACTACGTGACCGACATCTGCTACCAGGTGGGTTTCAACAACGTGGCCAATTTCAACCGGCGGTTTCTCGAAATCAAGGGCATGACGCCCAGCGAATTCAGGCGGCAGGCCGACACGCGGTTCGGCTGA
- a CDS encoding carbohydrate ABC transporter permease, which produces MQPSNFLPQLLRTVGAWAVALLLFFPLGWLFLTAFKTELQAIHVPPLFIFEPTLDNFGEVQRRSDYLLYARNSLITSLGSTVIGLLIAAPAAYSMAFFRTKKTRDILMWMLSTKMMPAVGALVPIYVLAQTAGLLDSLTALTIVFTLSNLPIMVWMLYSAYKDIPNEILEAARMDGASLWTEFRHVVLPLSVGGLASTGLLCLVLSWNEAFWALNLSSAKAGTLATLIASYSSPEGLFWAKLSAASLMAIAPIVVFGWFSQKQLVQGLTFGAVK; this is translated from the coding sequence ATGCAACCCAGCAACTTCCTTCCGCAACTGCTGCGCACCGTGGGCGCGTGGGCCGTGGCGCTGCTCCTGTTCTTTCCGCTCGGGTGGCTGTTCCTCACGGCCTTCAAGACGGAGCTGCAGGCGATTCATGTGCCGCCGCTCTTCATCTTCGAGCCCACGCTCGACAACTTCGGCGAAGTGCAACGCCGCAGCGACTACCTGCTGTATGCGCGCAACTCGCTCATCACCAGCCTGGGCTCGACCGTCATCGGCCTGCTGATCGCGGCGCCCGCGGCGTACTCGATGGCTTTCTTCCGAACGAAGAAGACGCGCGACATCCTGATGTGGATGCTCTCCACCAAGATGATGCCGGCCGTGGGTGCGCTGGTACCGATCTATGTGCTCGCGCAGACCGCGGGCCTTCTGGATTCGCTCACCGCGCTCACCATCGTGTTCACGCTGTCGAACCTGCCGATCATGGTGTGGATGCTCTACAGCGCCTACAAGGACATTCCGAACGAAATCCTCGAGGCGGCGCGCATGGACGGCGCGAGCCTGTGGACCGAGTTCCGCCACGTGGTGCTGCCGCTGTCTGTGGGCGGCCTGGCATCGACCGGCCTTTTGTGCCTGGTGCTGAGCTGGAACGAGGCCTTCTGGGCGCTCAATCTGAGTTCGGCCAAGGCTGGCACGCTGGCCACGCTCATCGCCTCTTACTCCAGCCCCGAGGGCCTGTTCTGGGCCAAGTTGTCGGCCGCTTCGCTGATGGCCATTGCGCCCATCGTCGTTTTCGGGTGGTTCAGCCAGAAGCAGCTCGTCCAGGGCCTGACCTTCGGCGCCGTCAAGTAA
- a CDS encoding ABC transporter substrate-binding protein encodes MKRFLKAGLVLALAGTGLASQAATELVIATVNNGHMIEMQKLTPFFEKANPDIKLKWVTLEEGTLRQRVTTDIATKGGQFDVMTIGLYEAPIWSKKGWLQPIATDAAYDADDLLPAIRAGLSYEGKLYAAPFYGESSMLMYRKDLADKIGFKMPEQPTWAQVKELAGKIHDPKAGVYGMCLRGKPGWGDNMAFLTTLVNTNGGQWFDMQWKPQIDTKPWKDAINFYVDMMKSYGPPGASANSFNENLALFNEGKCGMWVDATIAASFISDPKQSKVADKVAFAQAPVAVTPKGANWLWTWNLAIPASSTKGAAAQTFVKWATSKEYVNLVAKEHGWATVPTGTRKSTYANPEFQKVAKFAAAEKKAIDTANLSDSTLPKSPYVGVQYAAIPEFQAIGVAVGQQMSAALSGKVTVDQALKTSQTAAEREMKKAGYYK; translated from the coding sequence ATGAAGCGTTTTCTGAAAGCGGGCCTCGTCCTCGCACTCGCCGGCACGGGGCTCGCCTCCCAAGCCGCCACCGAACTCGTGATTGCCACCGTCAACAACGGCCACATGATCGAGATGCAGAAGCTGACGCCCTTCTTCGAAAAGGCCAATCCGGACATCAAGCTCAAGTGGGTGACGCTCGAGGAAGGCACGCTGCGCCAGCGCGTGACCACCGACATCGCCACCAAGGGCGGCCAGTTCGACGTGATGACCATCGGCCTGTACGAAGCGCCCATCTGGTCGAAGAAGGGCTGGCTCCAGCCGATTGCCACCGACGCCGCCTACGACGCCGACGACCTGCTGCCCGCCATTCGCGCCGGCCTGTCGTACGAAGGCAAGCTCTACGCCGCGCCGTTCTACGGCGAGAGCTCGATGCTCATGTATCGCAAGGACCTGGCCGACAAGATCGGCTTCAAGATGCCCGAGCAGCCCACCTGGGCGCAGGTGAAAGAACTCGCCGGCAAGATCCACGACCCCAAGGCCGGCGTGTACGGCATGTGCCTGCGCGGCAAGCCGGGCTGGGGCGACAACATGGCCTTCCTGACCACGCTGGTGAACACCAACGGCGGCCAGTGGTTCGACATGCAGTGGAAGCCGCAGATCGACACCAAGCCCTGGAAAGACGCGATCAACTTCTACGTCGACATGATGAAGTCGTATGGCCCGCCCGGCGCGTCGGCCAACAGCTTCAACGAGAACCTCGCGCTCTTCAACGAAGGCAAGTGCGGCATGTGGGTGGACGCGACCATCGCGGCCTCGTTCATCAGCGATCCCAAGCAGTCGAAGGTGGCCGACAAGGTCGCTTTTGCCCAGGCACCGGTGGCCGTGACGCCCAAGGGCGCGAACTGGCTGTGGACCTGGAACCTGGCCATTCCCGCAAGCTCGACCAAGGGCGCCGCCGCGCAGACCTTCGTGAAGTGGGCCACTTCCAAGGAGTACGTGAACCTGGTGGCCAAGGAGCATGGCTGGGCCACGGTGCCCACCGGCACGCGCAAGTCGACCTATGCGAACCCCGAGTTCCAGAAGGTCGCCAAGTTTGCCGCGGCCGAGAAGAAGGCCATCGATACGGCCAACCTCAGCGACAGCACCTTGCCCAAGTCGCCGTACGTGGGCGTGCAGTACGCGGCCATTCCCGAGTTCCAGGCCATCGGCGTGGCGGTGGGCCAGCAGATGAGCGCGGCGCTGTCGGGCAAGGTCACGGTGGACCAGGCGCTGAAGACATCGCAGACGGCGGCTGAGCGGGAGATGAAGAAGGCTGGGTACTACAAGTAA
- the xylB gene encoding xylulokinase — protein sequence MYLGLDLGTSELKALLLADDHRIVGVARAALTVERPQPLWSEQAPSQWWQALEQVMAELRKTHSKALRAVRGIGLSGQMHGATLLDAADEVLRPAILWNDGRSGAQCEALTRAVPRLGEIAGNLAMPGFTAPKLLWVREHEPEIFARVARVLLPKDWLRFMLSGEAVSEMSDAAGTLWLDVGARDWSDELLAATGLTREHMPRLVEGSEVSAQLKPELAARWGVGSGSVLIAGGAGDNAASAVGMGLVEPGQGFVSLGTSGVVFVSTDRFLPNPAQAMHAFCHALPRRWHQMSVMLSAASAVSWAAKAFKFADEAALLEAAASVAPAQRARCPLFLPYLSGERSPHNNPNAQGALFGLTHAHGPAEIAYAVVEGVSFGLRDGFDTLRLPADMPLREMALVGGGARSVWWGQLLADIFQVPLTLYAGSETGGALGAARLAWLADGGSVAEVCTLPPVKQQLTPSPEGAGSHKTRHARFQVLYMALRDQFR from the coding sequence TTGTATCTGGGACTCGACCTCGGCACGTCCGAGCTCAAGGCACTGCTGCTTGCCGACGATCACCGCATCGTCGGCGTGGCACGCGCAGCACTCACGGTCGAACGGCCGCAACCGCTCTGGTCGGAGCAGGCGCCAAGCCAGTGGTGGCAGGCGCTGGAACAGGTGATGGCCGAGCTGCGCAAGACGCACTCCAAGGCGCTGCGCGCCGTGCGCGGCATCGGCCTGTCGGGCCAGATGCATGGCGCCACGCTGCTCGACGCCGCGGACGAGGTGCTGCGTCCCGCCATTCTCTGGAACGACGGCCGCAGCGGTGCGCAGTGCGAGGCACTCACGCGCGCTGTGCCTCGCCTGGGCGAGATCGCGGGCAACCTGGCGATGCCCGGCTTTACCGCGCCCAAGCTGCTGTGGGTGCGCGAGCACGAGCCTGAAATCTTTGCCCGCGTGGCGCGCGTGCTGCTGCCGAAAGACTGGCTGCGCTTCATGCTCAGCGGCGAGGCCGTCAGCGAAATGTCCGATGCGGCCGGCACGCTGTGGCTGGACGTGGGCGCGCGCGACTGGTCCGACGAACTGCTTGCGGCCACGGGGTTGACGCGCGAGCACATGCCGCGGCTGGTCGAAGGCAGCGAAGTGTCGGCGCAGCTCAAGCCCGAGCTGGCGGCGCGCTGGGGCGTGGGCAGCGGCTCGGTACTCATTGCCGGCGGGGCGGGCGACAACGCCGCCAGCGCGGTTGGCATGGGGCTGGTGGAGCCGGGGCAGGGCTTTGTGTCGCTCGGCACATCGGGCGTGGTGTTCGTCTCGACCGACCGCTTTCTGCCGAACCCCGCGCAGGCGATGCATGCGTTCTGCCATGCGCTGCCCAGGCGCTGGCACCAGATGTCGGTGATGCTCTCGGCCGCGAGCGCGGTGAGCTGGGCTGCCAAGGCATTCAAGTTTGCCGACGAGGCGGCATTGCTCGAAGCGGCAGCATCGGTCGCGCCGGCACAGCGCGCGCGTTGCCCGCTGTTCCTGCCGTACCTTTCAGGCGAGCGCTCGCCGCACAACAACCCGAATGCGCAGGGCGCGCTGTTCGGCCTGACGCATGCGCACGGTCCGGCGGAAATCGCCTATGCCGTGGTCGAGGGCGTGAGCTTCGGGCTGCGCGACGGCTTCGACACCTTGCGCCTGCCGGCCGACATGCCGCTGCGCGAAATGGCACTGGTCGGCGGCGGTGCGCGCAGCGTGTGGTGGGGCCAACTGCTGGCCGACATCTTCCAGGTGCCGCTCACGCTCTATGCGGGCAGCGAGACAGGCGGGGCACTGGGTGCAGCACGGCTTGCGTGGCTGGCTGACGGGGGCAGCGTGGCCGAAGTGTGCACGCTGCCGCCTGTGAAGCAGCAGTTGACGCCTTCGCCCGAAGGAGCCGGCTCGCACAAGACGCGTCATGCACGCTTCCAGGTGCTCTACATGGCGCTACGTGACCAGTTTCGATAA
- a CDS encoding transaldolase family protein, with protein MNQDFHLYLDSADLAELKTCLPHPVVHGVTTNPTLLQRAGISRGEVPGLLKRCIELGARQVQAQVYSSDVDGMLEDAENLLSHFDRGQLVVKIPATRQGLDAGARLIAQDVPVTWTAVYAPEQAHFAAQLGAAYAAPYLGRLEDAGIDGLALIAQMQALVAQRPSSGTRLLLASIRSREAYLSLLGLGVGAITIPPRLFAELLDHPATLAAESGFLADARAMG; from the coding sequence ATGAACCAAGATTTCCACCTGTATCTAGACAGCGCCGACCTGGCCGAGCTGAAGACGTGCCTGCCGCACCCAGTCGTTCACGGCGTAACAACCAATCCCACGTTGCTTCAACGCGCAGGCATCAGCCGCGGCGAAGTACCGGGTCTGCTGAAGCGCTGCATCGAGCTGGGCGCGCGGCAAGTGCAGGCGCAGGTGTATTCGAGCGATGTCGACGGCATGCTCGAAGACGCTGAAAACCTGCTCTCTCACTTCGACCGAGGACAACTCGTGGTGAAGATTCCCGCCACGCGCCAAGGCCTCGATGCCGGCGCACGGCTTATCGCGCAAGACGTGCCGGTGACGTGGACGGCCGTGTACGCGCCCGAACAGGCGCACTTTGCCGCGCAACTGGGCGCGGCGTACGCTGCACCGTACCTGGGGCGGCTCGAAGACGCCGGCATCGACGGGCTGGCACTCATTGCGCAAATGCAGGCGCTGGTGGCGCAGCGGCCTTCATCCGGCACGCGGCTTTTGTTGGCGAGCATCCGCTCGCGCGAGGCGTATCTTTCGCTGCTGGGGCTCGGCGTGGGTGCCATCACCATTCCACCGCGCCTTTTTGCCGAACTGCTCGATCATCCCGCCACGCTGGCTGCCGAGAGCGGCTTCCTGGCCGACGCGCGCGCCATGGGCTGA
- a CDS encoding L-iditol 2-dehydrogenase, whose translation MSERLKNRHVLLTGAGGGIGLAVAEACIAEGARCSVVDRMAAAPEAVRTVLQKHPDRLAYIAADVTDTKGITHLLAEAQVAFGPIHTLFNNAAVFDLAPLLDSDEASFDKLFAVNVKGMFFVMQAVLRHMVEAGTQGASVINMASQAGRRGEALVSHYCATKAAVISYTQSAALAMAPHGIRVNGIAPGVVDTPMWDHVDSLFAKAEGLPLGEKKRRVGLEVPLGRMGMPSDIAGAAVFLASDEARYITAQTLNVDGGNVMS comes from the coding sequence ATGAGCGAACGTCTGAAGAACCGTCACGTGCTGCTGACGGGGGCCGGCGGAGGCATTGGGCTTGCGGTTGCCGAGGCGTGCATTGCCGAGGGCGCGCGCTGCAGCGTGGTCGACCGCATGGCGGCTGCGCCTGAAGCAGTGCGAACCGTGTTGCAGAAGCATCCCGACCGCCTCGCCTACATCGCGGCCGATGTCACCGATACGAAAGGGATCACGCACCTTCTCGCAGAGGCTCAGGTCGCCTTCGGCCCCATTCACACGCTGTTCAACAACGCGGCGGTGTTCGACCTCGCGCCGCTGCTCGACAGCGACGAGGCATCCTTCGACAAGCTGTTCGCGGTCAACGTGAAAGGCATGTTCTTCGTCATGCAGGCGGTGCTGCGCCACATGGTCGAAGCCGGCACGCAGGGCGCGTCGGTCATCAACATGGCCTCGCAGGCGGGGCGACGCGGCGAAGCGCTGGTGTCGCACTACTGCGCCACGAAGGCGGCCGTCATCAGCTACACCCAGAGCGCGGCGCTGGCCATGGCCCCGCATGGTATTCGCGTCAACGGCATTGCGCCGGGTGTGGTCGACACGCCCATGTGGGACCATGTCGACAGCCTGTTCGCCAAGGCCGAAGGGCTGCCGCTTGGCGAGAAGAAGCGGCGCGTGGGCCTGGAGGTGCCGCTCGGCCGCATGGGCATGCCGAGCGACATTGCGGGCGCAGCGGTATTTCTTGCCAGCGACGAGGCGCGCTACATCACGGCGCAGACCTTGAATGTCGATGGTGGGAATGTCATGAGTTGA
- a CDS encoding carbohydrate kinase family protein: protein MRIALTGEALIDFTASEAGTLGFLGHEGGSPLNTAVACARLGQPTGFLTQLSTDLFGERLMDFLERNGVDTSFILRSNAPSTLAFVERTPQTNRYAFYTRGSADATWAPEPLPQLPADCRFLHFGSISLLQEPAATRIAELVTANAGRRVIVFDPNVRPSLIPDMPAYRTRVIEWLAMADMVKLSDEDAELLAPGRPVDALAAECLQAGVHAVIVTRGGAGATLWRTGREPLTVAAPRVEVVDTIGAGDTFTAGLSVSLLAHGVGHPAQLGELSDEAWRDVMRFAATAAALNCTREGADPPTLQAVEAALAQQDNEPAASRP from the coding sequence ATGCGTATTGCACTCACGGGCGAAGCCCTGATCGATTTCACCGCCAGCGAGGCAGGCACTCTCGGGTTTCTGGGGCACGAGGGCGGCTCGCCGCTCAACACTGCAGTGGCGTGCGCGCGCCTGGGCCAACCCACCGGCTTTCTCACGCAACTGTCGACCGACCTCTTCGGCGAGCGGCTGATGGATTTTCTCGAGCGCAACGGCGTGGACACCAGCTTCATTCTGCGCAGCAATGCGCCGTCGACCCTGGCCTTTGTCGAGCGCACGCCGCAGACCAATCGCTATGCGTTCTATACCCGCGGCAGTGCCGACGCGACCTGGGCGCCCGAGCCGCTGCCGCAGCTGCCGGCGGACTGCCGCTTTCTGCACTTCGGGTCGATCTCGCTGCTGCAGGAGCCGGCGGCCACGCGCATCGCCGAACTGGTCACGGCCAACGCGGGACGCCGCGTGATCGTGTTCGACCCCAATGTGCGGCCGAGCCTGATTCCCGACATGCCGGCGTATCGCACGCGGGTCATCGAGTGGCTTGCAATGGCCGACATGGTCAAGCTCAGCGACGAGGACGCCGAATTGCTCGCCCCCGGCCGGCCAGTCGATGCACTGGCGGCGGAGTGCCTGCAGGCCGGTGTGCATGCGGTCATCGTCACGCGCGGCGGCGCCGGCGCCACGCTCTGGCGCACCGGGCGCGAACCGCTGACCGTGGCGGCGCCGCGCGTGGAGGTGGTCGACACCATTGGCGCGGGCGACACCTTCACGGCCGGCCTCTCCGTGTCGCTGCTAGCGCACGGCGTGGGGCACCCGGCCCAGCTTGGCGAACTGAGCGACGAGGCCTGGCGCGACGTGATGCGCTTTGCCGCCACGGCCGCGGCGCTGAACTGCACCCGCGAAGGTGCCGATCCACCCACGCTCCAGGCGGTCGAGGCCGCACTCGCGCAGCAGGACAATGAGCCTGCCGCGTCCCGGCCATGA
- a CDS encoding carbohydrate ABC transporter permease: protein MKRLLPRALMAPAVLTLLLWMIVPLVMTLYFSFVNYNLMQPGERTFAGIENFHYFVTDPDFWPATWNTLMLIGSVIVITVVLGVLLALLVNEPFPGRGIVRVLLISPFFVMPAVNALLWKHMMMNPIYGILADVWRFFGAQPVDWLTDVPLFSVIVMVAWQWLPFACLIFITSLQSLDREQMEAARMDGASAFQRFFYLTIPHLGRPMAVVIMIEMIFLLSVFAEIAITTNGGPGNESTNMTYLIFKQSLMNFDVGVASAGALFAVVLANIVAVFLIRIIGKNLD from the coding sequence ATGAAACGACTCCTGCCCCGGGCCCTCATGGCGCCCGCCGTGCTCACGCTCCTCCTGTGGATGATCGTGCCGCTCGTGATGACGTTGTACTTCTCGTTCGTGAACTACAACCTCATGCAGCCCGGCGAACGCACGTTCGCGGGCATCGAGAACTTTCACTACTTCGTGACCGACCCCGACTTCTGGCCCGCAACGTGGAACACGCTGATGCTGATCGGCAGCGTGATCGTCATCACGGTGGTGCTGGGCGTGCTGCTCGCGCTGCTGGTGAACGAGCCTTTCCCGGGCCGCGGCATCGTGCGGGTGCTGCTGATTTCGCCGTTCTTCGTCATGCCCGCAGTCAACGCGCTGCTGTGGAAGCACATGATGATGAACCCCATCTACGGCATCCTGGCCGACGTGTGGCGCTTCTTCGGCGCGCAGCCGGTCGATTGGCTCACCGACGTGCCGCTGTTCTCGGTGATCGTCATGGTGGCCTGGCAGTGGCTGCCGTTCGCCTGCCTGATCTTCATCACCTCTTTACAGTCGCTCGACCGCGAGCAGATGGAGGCCGCGCGCATGGACGGCGCTAGTGCGTTCCAGCGCTTCTTCTACCTGACCATTCCGCACCTCGGCCGGCCGATGGCGGTGGTGATCATGATCGAGATGATCTTCCTGCTCAGCGTATTCGCCGAGATCGCCATCACCACCAACGGCGGCCCGGGCAACGAGAGCACCAACATGACCTACCTGATCTTCAAGCAGTCGCTGATGAACTTCGACGTGGGTGTGGCTTCCGCCGGTGCGCTGTTCGCGGTGGTGCTGGCCAACATCGTGGCCGTGTTCCTCATCCGAATCATCGGCAAGAACCTGGATTGA